In a genomic window of Helianthus annuus cultivar XRQ/B chromosome 10, HanXRQr2.0-SUNRISE, whole genome shotgun sequence:
- the LOC110886810 gene encoding probable xyloglucan endotransglucosylase/hydrolase protein 17 isoform X1, whose protein sequence is MFPASLIFYKQVYMLTVLITEKIEFTCGLIPQRISIHILSYGIFIKLCSAFASNDMFLFGQIDMPIKLVPGHSAGTVLAFYLTSDQPNRDEIDFQFLGNVSGQPYILQTSLYADDFDNREEIIYLWFDPTKDFHTYSILWNLHQIVNITYNILSFQSVTYVLGLNHVRTLKGHEHKVMALVFVEREVPLCISGDNGGGGVIFIWGIEDEKPVAALMVCGEDLRTRPVISKGTRF, encoded by the exons ATGTTTCCGGCCAGCCTTATATTCTACAAACAAGTGTATATGCTGACGGTTTTGATAACCGAGAAGATAGAATTTACCTGTGGTTTGATCCCACAAAGGATTTCCATACATATTCTATCTTATGGAATCTTCATCAAATTGT GTTCGGCTTTCGCTTCTAATGACATGTTTTTGTTCGGCCAAATTGACATGCCAATCAAGTTGGTACCGGGTCATTCAGCCGGTACAGTCTTAGCATTCTAT CTTACATCGGATCAGCCTAATAGAGATGAAATCGACTTTCAGTTCCTAGGAAATGTTTCCGGCCAGCCTTATATTCTACAAACAAGTCTATATGCTGACGATTTTGATAACCGAGAAGAGATAATTTACCTGTGGTTTGATCCCACAAAGGATTTCCATACCTATTCTATCTTATGGAATCTTCATCAAATTGT AAATATTACATACAATATTCTTAGCTTTCAATCCGTGACTTATGTGTTG GGTTTAAATCATGTACGCACATTGAAGGGTCATGAGCATAAGGTGATGGCTTTAGTTTTTGTAGAGAGGGAAGTACCATTATGCATAAGCGGTgataatgggggggggggggtcatatTCATTTGGGGCATTGAGGACGAGAAGCCAGTGGcggctttgatggtgtgcggcgaggacctccgcacaaggcccGTGATTTCGAAGGGCACgcgattttaa
- the LOC110883666 gene encoding early nodulin-93, with protein MASFNQEIAKKQSHDGVVAGTKAAVLAAIVTAIPTMAVAKKLPWGRSNLNYTAQALVISTVAGAAYFIVADKTVLASARRNSFKNNEAGN; from the exons ATGGCATCATTCAACCAAGAAATAGCCAAGAAACAATCTCATG ATGGAGTTGTTGCAGGAACCAAGGCTGCTGTATTAGCTGCAATTGTCACTGCTATCCCAACT ATGGCTGTTGCAAAGAAGCTGCCATGGGGCAGATCTAATCTCAATTACACTGCTCAGGCCCTTGTTATTTCCACAG TGGCGGGAGCAGCTTATTTTATAGTTGCAGACAAGACTGTTCTGGCATCGGCTCGCCGAAactccttcaagaacaatgaaGCAGGAAACTAA
- the LOC110886810 gene encoding probable xyloglucan endotransglucosylase/hydrolase protein 21 isoform X2 translates to MFPASLIFYKQVYMLTVLITEKIEFTCGLIPQRISIHILSYGIFIKLCSAFASNDMFLFGQIDMPIKLVPGHSAGTVLAFYLTSDQPNRDEIDFQFLGNVSGQPYILQTSLYADDFDNREEIIYLWFDPTKDFHTYSILWNLHQIVNITYNILSFQSVTYVLGLNHVRTLKGHEHKNGRFFQAQTGYGILRDASARSQSEE, encoded by the exons ATGTTTCCGGCCAGCCTTATATTCTACAAACAAGTGTATATGCTGACGGTTTTGATAACCGAGAAGATAGAATTTACCTGTGGTTTGATCCCACAAAGGATTTCCATACATATTCTATCTTATGGAATCTTCATCAAATTGT GTTCGGCTTTCGCTTCTAATGACATGTTTTTGTTCGGCCAAATTGACATGCCAATCAAGTTGGTACCGGGTCATTCAGCCGGTACAGTCTTAGCATTCTAT CTTACATCGGATCAGCCTAATAGAGATGAAATCGACTTTCAGTTCCTAGGAAATGTTTCCGGCCAGCCTTATATTCTACAAACAAGTCTATATGCTGACGATTTTGATAACCGAGAAGAGATAATTTACCTGTGGTTTGATCCCACAAAGGATTTCCATACCTATTCTATCTTATGGAATCTTCATCAAATTGT AAATATTACATACAATATTCTTAGCTTTCAATCCGTGACTTATGTGTTG GGTTTAAATCATGTACGCACATTGAAGGGTCATGAGCATAAG AATGGCAGATTTTTTCAAGCTCAAACAGGGTACggaattctcagagacgcctctGCGAGAAGCCAATCAGAAGAATGA
- the LOC110883667 gene encoding GDP-fucose transporter 1 encodes MVAPKQHYTTTSLVIGYALCSSLLSIINKFAITNFNYPGLLTTLQYLTSALGVRVLSKLGFLTHDPFVFETANKFLPAAFIFYLAIFTNTNLLRHANIDTFIVFRSLTPILVAVADTSFRKQPVPSKFTCFSLVIILGGAVGYVVNDSGFSLTVYSWAFAYLITITTEMVYVKHMVMNLGLGTWGFVYYNNLLSLMMAPVFWVVTGEYLDALAAVGENVGGVFDSVAVMAVLLSCVFGLLISFFGFACRKAVSATAFTVTGVVNKFLTVGINVLIWDKHASPFGLFCLLVTIAGGVLYQQSVSGGSGASLQRDPVASKLVENKDDGDDYSEKDQE; translated from the coding sequence ATGGTTGCACCGAAACAACATTACACCACAACCAGTCTTGTAATCGGGTACGCTCTATGTTCAAGCTTATTATCCATCATCAACAAGTTCGCAATCACCAACTTCAACTACCCAGGTCTCTTAACCACTCTACAATACTTAACTTCAGCTTTAGGCGTTAGGGTTTTATCAAaactagggtttttaacccacgaCCCATTCGTATTCGAAACCGCCAACAAGTTCTTACCAGCAGCTTTCATCTTCTATCTCGCAATCTTTACGAACACAAATCTGTTACGCCATGCAAACATTGACACCTTTATAGTTTTCAGATCATTAACACCTATTCTTGTAGCAGTTGCTGACACAAGCTTTAGAAAGCAACCAGTTCCATCAAAGTTTACATGTTTTTCACTTGTGATCATCTTGGGTGGTGCTGTTGGTTATGTTGTTAATGATTCGGGGTTTAGTTTGACGGTGTATTCGTGGGCTTTTGCGTATTTGATTACGATCACGACGGAGATGGTGTATGTTAAACATATGGTTATGAATCTTGGGTTGGGTACTTGGGGGTTTGTTTATTATAATAACTTGTTGTCGTTGATGATGGCTCCGGTTTTTTGGGTTGTTACGGGTGAGTATTTGGATGCGTTGGCTGCTGTTGGGGAGAATGTTGGGGGTGTGTTTGATAGTGTGGCGGTTATGGCGGTTTTGTTGTCGTGTGTGTTTGGGCTTTTGATTAGTTTCTTTGGGTTTGCTTGTCGGAAAGCTGTGTCCGCGACTGCGTTTACTGTAACGGGTGTTGTGAATAAGTTTTTGACTGTGGGGATAAATGTTTTGATTTGGGATAAGCATGCTAGTCCTTTTGGGTTGTTTTGTTTGCTTGTGACGATCGCTGGAGGTGTTTTGTATCAGCAGTCGGTTAGTGGAGGTAGCGGTGCATCTTTGCAGCGTGATCCGGTGGCATCTAAGTTGGTGGAGAAcaaagatgatggtgatgattactcagaaaaagatcaagaaTAA
- the LOC110886809 gene encoding heat shock cognate 70 kDa protein — MAGISGNDELAIGIDLGTTYSCVAVWKHNRVEIIPNDQGNRTTPSAVAFLDNGERIIGDGAKNQVAMNPANTLFDSKRLIGRRFSDSKVQEDIKLWPFKVIKGRSDTPKIVVTYNGERKEFLAEQISSMILGKMKETAEAYLGKVVKNAVITVPAYFNDSQRQATKDAGTIAGLNVIRMINEPTAAAIAYGLDNESDIFGKINVLVFDLGGGTFDVSVMTIEKGGIFEVKAVAGDTHLGGEDFDNRMVDHCVQEFKRRWNKDLSGNQRAMGRLRFACEKAKRILSYATWTSVELDGLYERIDFSMKFTRAKFEELNMGLFNKCIETLETCLSDAKMKKSCVEQVILVGGSTRIPKVQHMLRDFFDGKELCKSVNPDEAVAYGAAVMAAKVSGTIDKRVQDVLLHDVTPLSLGVETKGCIFSVVIPRNTPIPTSNAKTYVTVYDNQPSATIYVYQGERSKSTDNHLLGKFEIFGIPPAPKGVSHVMNCFEIDANGILTVTASITSTGKMKTLIISNENGRLSKEEIEKMVNDAEKYKHEDQEFKKKAEALNDLEDCIYNMKNKIEEHSVKKSVHHEILQVMKKVIDETTKWLEDNQGAPFAELHLKKVHLEFVCKPLFNV, encoded by the exons ATGGCTGGAATAAGTGGAAACGATGAGCTAGCAATCGGCATCGACCTTGGAACAACGTACTCATGTGTGGCTGTCTGGAAGCACAATCGGGTCGAGATCATACCTAATGATCAAGGCAACCGAACCACACCTTCTGCGGTTGCTTTCCTTGACAACGGAGAGCGTATAATTGGTGATGGCGCCAAGAATCAAGTAGCCATGAACCCTGCTAACACCCTATTTG ATTCTAAGAGGTTGATTGGAAGGAGATTCAGTGACTCCAAAGTGCAGGAAGACATCAAGTTGTGGCCTTTTAAGGTTATCAAAGGGCGTTCCGACACCCCGAAGATTGTGGTCACTTATAATGGTGAAAGGAAGGAGTTTTTAGCTGAACAAATTTCTTCAATGAttcttggcaagatgaaagaaactGCTGAGGCGTACCTTGGAAAAGTTGTAAAAAATGCCGTGATAACTGTTCCTGCTTATTTCAATGATTCTCAACGTCAGGCTACCAAGGACGCTGGTACTATCGCTGGTTTGAATGTTATTCGTATGATCAATGAGCCTACCGCAGCTGCAATCGCATATGGTCTAGATAATGAGTCTGATATTTTTGGCAAGATAAATGTGCTTGTCTTTGATTTGGGCGGTGGCACTTTTGATGTTTCTGTAATGACTATCGAGAAAGGGGGTATTTTTGAGGTGAAAGCTGTCGCTGGTGACACTCATTTGGGAGGCGAGGATTTTGATAATCGCATGGTGGATCACTGTGTTCAGGAATTCAAGAGGAGATGGAATAAGGACTTGAGTGGGAACCAAAGAGCAATGGGGAGGTTGAGGTTTGCTTGTGAGAAAGCAAAGAGGATCCTCTCATATGCTACTTGGACATCAGTTGAACTGGATGGCTTGTATGAGCGGATTGATTTTTCTATGAAATTTACTCGAGCTAAATTTGAAGAGCTGAACATGGGTTTGTTTAATAAGTGCATTGAGACTTTGGAGACATGTTTAAGTGATGCTAAGATGAAGAAATCATGTGTAGAACAAGTGATTCTTGTTGGTGGCTCAACTAGGATCCCAAAGGTCCAGCATATGCTACGGGATTTTTTTGATGGCAAAGAGTTATGCAAGAGTGTGAACCCTGATGAGGCTGTTGCATATGGTGCAGCCGTTATGGCTGCGAAAGTTAGTGGTACCATTGATAAGAGAGTTCAAGATGTGTTGCTACATGATGTCACTCCTTTATCACTTGGTGTAGAAACAAAAGGATGTATTTTTAGCGTTGTGATCCCGCGAAACACTCCAATTCCTACGAGTAATGCCAAAACGTATGTGACAGTATATGATAACCAACCTTCTGCCACTATTTATGTGTATCAAGGTGAAAGATCAAAATCTACAGATAACCATTTGTTGGGCAAGTTCGAAATTTTTGGAATACCACCTGCTCCCAAAGGAGTCTCTCATGTTATGAATTGCTTTGAAATAGATGCCAACGGTATCCTCACAGTCACCGCCTCGATAACATCCACGGGTAAGATGAAAACACTCATAATTTCCAATGAAAATGGAAGACTCTCTAAAGAAGAGATTGAGAAGATGGTAAATGATGCTGAGAAGTACAAACATGAGGACCAAGAGTTCAAGAAGAAAGCGGAAGCACTCAATGATTTAGAGGATTGCATATACAACATGAAGAATAAGATCGAAGAGCATAGTGTCAAGAAGAGTGTGCACCATGAGATCTTGCAAGTAATGAAGAAAGTCATTGATGAAACAACCAAGTGGCTAGAGGACAACCAGGGCGCACCTTTTGCTGAGCTTCACCTTAAGAAGGTACACCTCGAATTTGTTTGCAAGCCGCTGTTTAATGTCTAA
- the LOC110883499 gene encoding glycine-rich protein 23-like, protein MVEGSTVGGGDGVADEAELAAGAEVEDGGGGDGCRRWRWWGSGGGAELEQVVSEVEVVAVAVAECRWCKAGTGGVGGGGGGGAGVGGGGGGVEGGGGGKSGGARVLRPYGCFEEGEES, encoded by the coding sequence ATGGTGGAGGGGTCAACGGTGGGTGGAGGAGATGGGGTGGCGGACGAAGCAGAGTTGGCGGCTGGAGCAGAGGTGGAGGACGGTGGCGGAGGAGAtgggtgtcggaggtggaggtggtggggGAGTGGAGGTGGAGCAGAGCTGGAGCAGGTGGTGTCGGAGGTagaggtggtggcggtggcggtggcggagTGTAGGTGGTGCAAGGCTGGAACAggtggtgtcggaggtggaggtggtggcggagcaggggtaGGCGGCGGAGGAGGTGGTGTCGAAGGTGGAGGTGGTGGGAAAAGTGGAGGTGCTAGGGTTTTGAGACCATATGGGTGTTTTGAAGAGGGAGAAGAGTCTTGA